ATTCTATCCCTATCTTCCCATTTCCTTTGTTCCGCTTTCTCATCCAGCAAGTTTTCCAGGGCATCATAAATTTGGTTGAGTTGGACATCATGTTCGCCTAAGCGCTCTTTAATTTGTTTTAATTGTTCTACCAGGTCGTTTTCCTTATAAACAACCCGCCTTATTTGAATAAAAGCTCTCATGATAGCAATGTTCATGTTTATTGCCCGATCACTATTTAGTATACCGCTGAGCATAGCAACGCCCTGTTCAGTAAAAGCATAGGGCAACGCACTATTGGGGCGCCTACTTGGGTATGTCATCACAAATTGTGATGACATACTTTTCTGTGAACTCTCCATCTGCAATCTTATACTTTCCCACTCGTCTCTTGTTAGTTGAAACATAAAATCGGCAGGGAAACGCTTTCCATTCCGCTTAACAGACTGGTTAAATATTCTTGTTTCTACATCGTAAAGGGCAGCCAGATCTCTGTCAAGCATCACCCTTTCGCCTCTTATTTCATAAATTCTATTTTGAATACTTTGAATAATTTCCATTTTACTATATTTAAACTGTAAAAAGTTTCTGTCAGCTCAGGCAACGATCGACCAAGTCAGTTGTCAAGCCGTCCTTGACAACTGAAATCTAATTGCTCATGATTAACCATCCGAGCAACCACATATCGGCTTTTCGTGATGCTTGATTTAATGTCCAGCAAAACTGGTATAATGGTGATTCTGCATAGTTTATTGATTAATGGTTAATGTCCTTATTTAAAACAATTGAAGTATCGGTTTGTACCAACCGCATCCCATCCCTCTTTATCCACAGTTCCTTTATTTTATTTGCCGCCTCTTCCGGTGAAATTCGGATGTACTTATAAAAATCCTTCGTGCGCTTATGTCCGCTGATCTTCATGATCAGCTCAACAGGTGTACCAGCCAGGAATTCATTGGTACAAAACGATCGACGGGCAGTATGCGAAGTGATCCAATCGTATTTGGGTTTAACGACCTCGATGTTTTTATTTCCTTTTTTGTAGGAGAATTTAATGGAGCGGTTTAGTCCAGCCAGCTTGCCAATGGTTTTTATATGGCGGTTAAATTCTGGATTGGTAAGTGCTGGTATCTTTTCTTTAAACTGCCGGGTGAAGATGTGCTTGGCTTCTTCCCGTAAGGGAATAATTACCCAGTGATCTGATTTCTCCTGCTTCTTATAAAGCATATCCCGCTGCAGGTCTTCTGGCTTTAAAGTGGAAAAGTCGGAGAAGCGTAAACCAGTTAAACAGGCTAAAACAAACAGATCCCGGTATTCAACCAGGTGGGGATGGGCCGATAAATCAGTTTGGTAAATGGCTATTATTTCCTGATGGGTTAAATAAATGGCATCGCTTTCTTCTTCCGGTATCTTGAAATCGGTAAGATCGATTGGCGCAATAATCTTTCTTTTCACCCGGTCTTTTAAAAAGCCGCGCAGGTGTTTAATGGTTTTACCAATGGTATTCAACTTTAAGCCAGTTAATACTTCCTGGCGGCGCATATGCACATGTTCAAAGGTGAGGTAGTCAATAAAGTCGTGGTAGAAATTAAAATCAAAGCTGGCGAAGCTGATCTTTTCTTGCCGATACTTTTCAAATGCCTGCAAATGCCCTTTAACGTTTGAATAAACGGTCAGCGTTGCCTTGCTTACTTTTCGCTCCTTGGTTTTGATATACTCGTCAAACTGGTAATAAATATCATGCTTCGCTTCTTTTTTGGCAAGCTCCTGCTTGGCAACTGTGGTTACCCGTTCGTCGAGAGATTGTAAATTGAGAGTCGGGGTGAATGCCTTTTTTACAAATGCTCCTTTGTCGGTGATCTGTTTTCGGGTTGCTTCAGCAACCAGGTCTTCCACCAGACGCTTTAATCTTAATAATTCATCATTTAGCTTTACCGCATCACCAAACTGATTCGGAAGCTCTGCTGTAATCTTTTGCTGCTTCGATTGCCAGTACGCAGGTGGGATAAAAATACTGGTGTTAAGAAGTGTGCGCTTTTCTCTGCTATAGCAATACTGCAGAAAAATTGGCGCGGTACCATCTCTTCGAGTCCACTTTTCTTTACAAATTGCTCTAATCGGTAACAACATAATTTTAGTCGATTTTTTAGTCGATTCAACAATGTGTCTACCTGAATTAAAGATCGGAAGAATAAAAACTGCCCGCTGTTATGAATACCTGAAAATCAACCGGCTAGAAGTAAAGATGGGTAAAAAGCAAAAAGGTCCATCATTGCTGATGAACCTTTTTTGCGGACCGGACGGGACTCGAACCCGCGACCTCCGCCGTGACAGGGCGGCATTCTAACCAACTGAACTACCGATCCTTTTCCTTTTCAACGTTTTCGCCGGATGGCTTATCGTTTTTGGGATTGCAAAGATAGGAGTTTTGAGATTCAACCAAAAAAAAGTTTCGATTATTTTGAAAGATTTTTTCGACGGCCCTTGCTCTTCTCTCTTATCAATCCTTTCGGCAAATGTAGGGGTTTACGAAGAAACTTGTTAAGATTACTATTCATAAATTCTACCTATAATTGCTATTGAACACCTTGCTTATGAAATTACATTTCCTGCTTCTTGTTTTTATATGCCTCCTCTCCCACTTCAATGCAATCTCCCAAACCTGGCAACTGGTATGGCAGGATGAATTCACCAATGGCATTGGGCCCGACTGGGTATTTGAAACAGGCAATGGCGGCAATGGCTGGGGCAATAAAGAACTGCAGTACTACCAATCGAAAAATGCTACAGTTGAAAACGGAGAACTGATCATCACAGCCCGTATTGACAGCGTGGGTGGTTTTAACTACACCTCAACCCGCATGAAAACCCAGGGCCGCAAATCATGGAAATATGGCAAAGTAGAAGCGCGCATAGCCATGCCGCGTTTTCAGGGCATCTGGCCGGCATTCTGGATGCTGGGCGACAATATCAGTTCTGTTGGCTGGCCTGCCTGCGGAGAGATTGATATCATGGAGCATATCAATACCGAAAACCTGAACCACGGTACCATTCACTGGAAAAAGAATAGTCAACACGCATCCAATGGCGATACCACCTCAACAAACGTTACAGATTACCATGTATATGCCATAGAGTGGACGCCGGCAACTATTAAATGGCTGGTGGATGGTGTTCCTTTTCATGAAGCGAATATTGCCAATGGCGTGAATGACACGGAGGAATTCCACAACAACTTCTTTATCCTCCTGAATATGGCTGTTGGTGGCAACTGGCCCGGCTTTTCGATCGATAAAACTGCCTTTCCTGCCAAAATGAAAGTTGATTATGTGCGCGTGTACCAACAGAAAAACTAACAGGCTATTCGCGATCCGGAGAATCTTTCATTGCTAACAGCTTTGCCAATTCTGTTGATTTTTCCCTGTATGTTTTATTAAAATCAAAGTGCGTGTTCTCCTTTGCCTTTACACCCCGTAAGGTAAAATCGAAGTGATATATATCTTTCGTTATGGCAGTCCGGGTTGTAACAGTTGGTATTTTATCCTGATAATGGTAAACAATCTCTTCCACCTTCGATTCTGTACCGGTATTGTTTACGGTAAAATTTCTGGCGTATACCAGGCTGTCTTTATGTAAAAGGAACTGGTCATTTGAAAAACCATATTCACCTCCATCTCCCTTAAAAAGATAAAGCGCCGTATTTTCCTGCTTATTGATAATCGTCTTCCACGACTCACAGTTGTCTCCTATGCAAACGTCTAAGGTGTAGTCCACATCTCTTAGTCCGGGTTTTGCATACAACGCATGCACACTGTCGATAAAAGGATCACCCAATTTGATGTCGAAGTTATTTATATCCCTGAAGGGATCAGGAGCAGCAGCTTTGGGGGAATTATCCTTTACAGCGCTGTCTTTAACGGGTGCCGTGGAACTACTGTCTTTAACCTGCACCGTAGCACTATTGCTGATATTATTATTGATCGGACTGCCGGTTTGCGGGTTATTACAACCAGCTAAAAGAAATGCACCAAGGAATATAATCGGTATTTGCTTCATTAAGATTACATACAAAGTTAAAAAAGCAAACTAAAAATCCAATAGAGCACCATGGCAAAGAGCGCGCTCAACGGAATGGTAAGCACCCAGGCCCAGATCAAATTGAAGGTTACGCCCCAACGCACGGCACTAAACCGTTTGGTAGACCCTACCCCGATAATGGCCCCGGTAATTGTATGCGTTGTACTCACAGGAATGCCTAATAGAATTGTCAGAAAAAGGGTTAAAGCCCCCGCTCCTTCCGCACACACGCCTTCCAGCGGCGTTACTTTGGTAATGCGGGTACCCATTGTTTTTACAATTTTCCAGCCACCGGCCGTAGTTCCCAATGCAATGGCAGTATAACAGGCCAGCGGCAACCAACCGGGCATTTTGAACTTTTCCAACGGCATGTTATTGCCATGCAGGTTTGAATAAAACCAGATGACGGTAAAAATAAGGCCCATCGTTTTTTGAGAATCGCCGCCACCATGCGAAAGGCTTAAAGCTGCTGAAGATAATAATTGCAGCCGCTTGAAGGTCCGTTCCGCCTTCCGCACCCCGGTGTTTTTGCTAAGGTGAACGACTATTATAGTTACAAAGGCGCCCAGCACCATGCCTATTACCGGCGACAGCACCATAAAGA
The Niastella koreensis GR20-10 genome window above contains:
- a CDS encoding ORF6N domain-containing protein → MEIIQSIQNRIYEIRGERVMLDRDLAALYDVETRIFNQSVKRNGKRFPADFMFQLTRDEWESIRLQMESSQKSMSSQFVMTYPSRRPNSALPYAFTEQGVAMLSGILNSDRAINMNIAIMRAFIQIRRVVYKENDLVEQLKQIKERLGEHDVQLNQIYDALENLLDEKAEQRKWEDRDRIGFKR
- a CDS encoding site-specific integrase; translated protein: MLLPIRAICKEKWTRRDGTAPIFLQYCYSREKRTLLNTSIFIPPAYWQSKQQKITAELPNQFGDAVKLNDELLRLKRLVEDLVAEATRKQITDKGAFVKKAFTPTLNLQSLDERVTTVAKQELAKKEAKHDIYYQFDEYIKTKERKVSKATLTVYSNVKGHLQAFEKYRQEKISFASFDFNFYHDFIDYLTFEHVHMRRQEVLTGLKLNTIGKTIKHLRGFLKDRVKRKIIAPIDLTDFKIPEEESDAIYLTHQEIIAIYQTDLSAHPHLVEYRDLFVLACLTGLRFSDFSTLKPEDLQRDMLYKKQEKSDHWVIIPLREEAKHIFTRQFKEKIPALTNPEFNRHIKTIGKLAGLNRSIKFSYKKGNKNIEVVKPKYDWITSHTARRSFCTNEFLAGTPVELIMKISGHKRTKDFYKYIRISPEEAANKIKELWIKRDGMRLVQTDTSIVLNKDINH
- a CDS encoding glycoside hydrolase family 16 protein; the encoded protein is MKLHFLLLVFICLLSHFNAISQTWQLVWQDEFTNGIGPDWVFETGNGGNGWGNKELQYYQSKNATVENGELIITARIDSVGGFNYTSTRMKTQGRKSWKYGKVEARIAMPRFQGIWPAFWMLGDNISSVGWPACGEIDIMEHINTENLNHGTIHWKKNSQHASNGDTTSTNVTDYHVYAIEWTPATIKWLVDGVPFHEANIANGVNDTEEFHNNFFILLNMAVGGNWPGFSIDKTAFPAKMKVDYVRVYQQKN
- a CDS encoding inorganic phosphate transporter yields the protein MVLLIIIVGLALIFDFTNGFHDAANSIATIVSTKVLTRFQAVIWAAAFNFIAFFVFREHKVAGTIAGIVSSHLINYHLILAATIAAISWNLLTWHYGIPSSSSHTLIGGLVGAAIAAGGFRGVNSEPVVKALIFMVLSPVIGMVLGAFVTIIVVHLSKNTGVRKAERTFKRLQLLSSAALSLSHGGGDSQKTMGLIFTVIWFYSNLHGNNMPLEKFKMPGWLPLACYTAIALGTTAGGWKIVKTMGTRITKVTPLEGVCAEGAGALTLFLTILLGIPVSTTHTITGAIIGVGSTKRFSAVRWGVTFNLIWAWVLTIPLSALFAMVLYWIFSLLF